A window of Rosa rugosa chromosome 7, drRosRugo1.1, whole genome shotgun sequence genomic DNA:
TTTTTCTACGGTGCTTATTGCTTAGAATATAAGTGCATTCATGTAACAGTTCTATCCACATTCCTTAATGTTTAAGTCACTATATAATTATGTGTATACTTGCTGAAGTATTAACCGAACCACACATTTTATAGAAAAGAGAAGATAATAatacaacaaacaaacaaagggGTATGAAAACTAATAAATCACTTTTGGGTATGCAATATCTCTATCTTTGGATTGTTATATAATGCATAACCTATATACTGCATACCCCGCGAGAACCATTGCCAGAGAAACCACCACCATCTTCAGAGCGTTCTCTTTGCTTAATTTTGGCCTCAATACTGTTCCTCCGAAGCCAAATAAGTTGTGAGCTGATTGTTCAGAATCCTCAGCTGATTGTTTCGAAAGCTTCATAACTTTCTTAGGTACAGTTATGGAAAGAATTCCACGTGAAAACTTGGCACGGATTTGGTCGGCACGGCAATTCCtagaaattttcatttctttgtGGAAGCGGCTGCGCATAGATGTCGTCGTACTACTTTCATCACCATCACTACCTTGCTTTCCGCTAATGGTTAGGATACCCAGATCGTTGAATTGAAGTCTAATTTCTTGTCTTCTGAAACCTACATGAACAAGTAAGACTAAGAGAATGAAGAAATGAATTGAAAGACATAGATCAGCAAGTAAAATGTTAAAAGCGTCAGATCTCATAACCACAATAAGATTGAGGATATATATATTACCTGGTAAATGAATCTCAAGAATGTCATATTCTTCATGTTTCTGCCAATTGCAGAAGGGTACAAATTCCTCATAAGACTGCTCCTCCTTTGCTGCATGACTGTTTTCCATTAGACCCGGCCTGAAGTTATTTTTCTGATTGGAGTGTTCTGAAATTTCCCAACCGATCTATAATATGGAGTCTACATTCTTTTTCCGTTCTTATACTTGCCCATGAAAAATCAATTAACATGTTGGAGGTTTCTTCTTTGTTTGAAAGAGAATAATTCCTTTTTGGATTGCTATTTTACGTTTTCTTCTTCGTGGCCTCATGATCAAGTATACTTTATCAACACGTCAGCTCTAAAGTAAAGGCTGCAGATGAACTGTGACAATAGTTTAGTGCCTTTAAGTTGAAGATCGAGTTCTAATTTTATTCAGTCTCTTACAAAATTTTATATTGATTATAATTACATAAACAACCTTAAATAGCCAAAAAAAATATCACAACCCGGTTTGCAACTTAGAAGGGAATTTTTTATCTGAGGTGAGCCCTATGAAAGTGGCAGAGCCAGAAACTTAGGGTTACTGGggcataaaaataaaataatagaactattcacaaaaaaaaataataataatagttcTGCAAGCTCTAATTAAAccttggaagaaaaaaaaaaaaactactgaaGTTAGCAAGAATTAAACCCAAGACCTGCAATGTAGGAAAAAGGTACTAGACCACTGCACTATGCAAGCCGCTTGTACCACTTGGTAACTCTAACAacttataaaataaaaagtttaCAGGGTCACGGGACCCAGTGTGCCCCTATGTGGCTCCGCCACTACCTATGAGGCTATTGTCTCATGCCCATGCATATTAGGGGCCTAAAATTAGTTTTGTGTATGATTACATTGTGATGTATGCCTAAAATTTATTGGTAGTGTAACATTATCGAGTATCAACTATTTGGGGTTCGATTCCCCTTAATGTTTATTTTCCCTTTTCGACAAAAATTCTctcttgtttaaggaaaattgaaattgggagataattgagtcgtgctttcattgataataggggcctctttatatagaggattacaagacatagatacagagttgtacaaggaaagataatcgtacaattaatcggatatctgaatatctccgagaatatctctaatttaaaaccctattacaactaggtcaagtaacctagagtttgggccagacacatattttggatttacttaaacactcccccttgtgtcgcccaaacgtggtgctcctctcgttgcctcattaaaaaccttgccgagtaacaaaaacccagtgggacaaaaataacctcagtcgaaagggaaaaaagaacacaacacacccttcacgtttcgagactatacatgtagacatctccccttgatatctgcatctccccctgatgactacgatcatgggagttcggataacttccgcaaacgatgctaccaacatgttcctcgaaagtggaatttagacaatgacttagtgagcaagcttgccacactgtcctcagattgaacctagttcactttgatcttgaggagagtctgttgttgctgattatccttggtgttgtcgcttttgatgtagccttgcttcatttgttcaaaacaagcagcattatcctaaatgctcgtaggctcatctgtggtagacttcaaaccgcaatttttcgaacatgcgtaattatggatccaatccatatacattcacgaaccacttcgtgaagagcaataatctctgcattgttagaagatatagcgactagggtctgttctgtagacctccaagatattaaggtctttacccatggtgaacacttaaccagtttgggaatgacctttgtgtgggtcagagagatacccaacatcagcaaaaccttccaaaacgcttatAGTTTTGGGATGgagatagtggacgcaggctagtacgtgttggcggcgttcctggtgtgtgatgggtccaaaTCTATCGTCTCTTTGTagagatagaacaagcccatatcaatcatacatctcaagtaccgaaagatatcttttacaccaatctaatggcgtcgcgttggcgcaaagctataccttagctaacaagttcactacaaATTAGATGTCcgatcttgtgcattgagctaagtacaataatgcgcctattgtactcaagtaaggcacttctgccccaggcacatcttcgtcatcatccttcagacgaagaggatccttttcaggatcaagactacggacgatcatgggggtgcttgaaggtttgaccttgtcaaaatgctaAGCATCTAttaacacgatgctcaagttccaaaccgagacataatcgtgttctcccaaaatccttcatctcaaactcggatttcaagtgttcagcggtttcccttaactctttcaAGGCTCCCataaagatcatgtccaacatgaaccgtgatagaatccgaaacttgttatggaaacgcacgggcatatcatcccttcccaatcaagtagtcactttagtgagcgtttcaatcttattgcaaacgcactccgtggtctagagccacttgacttgggtaaatgaagtccaccatgaaccttcatgtatattttgtatctagatccccatagagatacgtagtgaccacatttgtaacctgcatgttcagttattcggaaactaccaaactgacagggtagtggagtgcaatgacatccattacgagagaatatgtctcatcgtagtcgattccagggcgttttgtgagaagccttgctccataaggcgagattgccatatctttttctcatcacgctttctaacgaagacccattagtcaatagattTTACGTTAGGAGGTGTtagcatcactggctcaaaaaccttcctcttcgttagagaatccatctcaACCTGGATCGTATCTTTCTATTTAGGCCAAATtcctctacgttggcattcattcatcaacgtagcgtggttcgatatcattagactcaacaaactcatgcgcaacagaATGCGcaatcaattatgatggagtttctatcccacatctcatgtacactagtgtaattttcataaagctctatattctcgatcaagaataggttctgacgttgaggcgtcccccaacgataaccttaatccggaagattctcatgagatggattttgcgtcttgatgatcaaaggattggaatgttccaaagtatccttcgaacccacgagcctcccacgcatcctagctggggccatggcctgtaacgccagagtgccactttctttggcgttggcgccatgcctacctccgtgtagggtggcgctatgtcctctcgtagggacgtccttccttgcaggcata
This region includes:
- the LOC133723777 gene encoding 17.4 kDa class I heat shock protein-like, producing the protein MENSHAAKEEQSYEEFVPFCNWQKHEEYDILEIHLPGFRRQEIRLQFNDLGILTISGKQGSDGDESSTTTSMRSRFHKEMKISRNCRADQIRAKFSRGILSITVPKKVMKLSKQSAEDSEQSAHNLFGFGGTVLRPKLSKENALKMVVVSLAMVLAGYAVYRLCII